The following proteins come from a genomic window of Proteiniphilum propionicum:
- a CDS encoding Y-family DNA polymerase produces MYALVDCNNFYASCERVFNPTLNGKPVVVLSNNDGCVIARSNEAKSIGIPMGAPAFEYESVFRRNDVKVFSANFPLYGDMSRRVMRLLSGFTPEQEVYSIDECFLNLGGIDTDLQQYGLQMKMRVEKGTGIPISIGIAPTKALAKVANRIAKKFPKETGGSYVIDTEEKRIKALRWLKVEDIWGVGRRNAKKLYAIGAERAFDFVLLPESWVLKNMTITGLHLQKDLKGIPTLEMIPVEKKKSIGTTRTFETDLRSFDEVRERITTFTSMSAEKLREQRSLCNRMVIFLETNRFKETETQYFPSILIRLPFPTNSTLELVKFANIGLKQIYKQNIYFKRGGVQLMDFVDANEFQPSLFFNSDLRHKKLMEAIDGLNRKYHKEVVRLATQDTRKHKMRQELLSKHYTTDINDIITVEL; encoded by the coding sequence ATGTACGCGCTGGTAGACTGCAATAACTTTTATGCTTCGTGCGAGAGGGTGTTTAATCCCACGCTGAACGGCAAGCCTGTTGTTGTTCTTTCAAACAACGACGGATGTGTTATTGCTCGCTCCAACGAAGCTAAAAGCATTGGAATCCCGATGGGTGCACCGGCCTTTGAGTATGAATCGGTGTTCAGGCGAAATGATGTGAAGGTGTTCTCGGCGAACTTTCCACTCTACGGAGACATGAGCCGCAGAGTGATGAGGCTGTTGTCCGGTTTCACCCCCGAACAGGAGGTCTATTCCATCGATGAATGTTTCCTGAACCTCGGCGGGATCGATACAGACCTGCAACAATATGGCCTGCAGATGAAAATGCGGGTAGAAAAGGGCACGGGCATTCCCATAAGTATTGGCATAGCGCCGACAAAGGCACTTGCTAAGGTGGCAAACCGTATTGCGAAAAAATTCCCAAAGGAGACTGGTGGCAGCTATGTGATCGATACCGAAGAGAAAAGGATAAAAGCCCTCAGATGGTTGAAAGTGGAGGACATTTGGGGCGTGGGGAGAAGAAACGCAAAAAAACTTTATGCCATCGGTGCTGAAAGAGCGTTCGATTTTGTCCTGCTGCCCGAATCATGGGTGCTCAAAAACATGACGATCACCGGATTGCATCTTCAAAAGGATTTAAAGGGAATACCCACGCTCGAAATGATACCTGTGGAGAAGAAAAAGAGCATCGGCACCACCCGTACCTTCGAAACGGATCTCCGCTCCTTTGATGAGGTGAGAGAGCGTATAACCACTTTCACATCGATGAGTGCCGAAAAGTTAAGAGAACAGCGATCTCTCTGCAACAGAATGGTAATTTTCCTTGAAACAAACCGGTTCAAGGAAACTGAAACGCAATATTTCCCATCAATACTGATAAGACTGCCTTTCCCTACCAACTCCACGCTGGAGTTGGTGAAGTTTGCCAACATTGGATTGAAACAGATATACAAGCAGAACATCTATTTCAAGCGCGGGGGGGTACAGTTGATGGATTTTGTTGATGCCAATGAGTTCCAGCCATCCCTCTTTTTCAACTCCGATCTTAGGCACAAAAAACTGATGGAGGCAATCGACGGATTAAACCGGAAATACCACAAAGAGGTGGTTCGACTTGCCACCCAGGACACACGAAAGCACAAGATGCGGCAGGAGCTCCTCTCTAAACATTATACCACCGACATTAACGACATAATTACCGTAGAATTATAA
- a CDS encoding LexA family protein, which produces MQKELNTQKIELIHHKSSEQKYPYIGNVQAGFPSPADDFFHDYISLDELLIDHKETTFFARVAGSSMSNDFNDGDLLIIDKSLEWEENKIALCFINGEFTLKRIKLKDGKCFLVPSNQDFPLIEVNYEQGVIIWGIVKYSIRKH; this is translated from the coding sequence GAAAATTGAGCTGATCCATCATAAAAGCTCTGAACAAAAATATCCTTACATAGGAAATGTTCAGGCCGGATTTCCTTCGCCGGCGGATGATTTTTTCCACGATTATATCAGCCTTGACGAGTTGCTGATAGACCATAAGGAGACAACTTTTTTTGCCAGGGTGGCCGGTAGTTCCATGAGCAACGATTTCAACGACGGGGATCTGCTTATCATAGACAAAAGCCTGGAGTGGGAAGAAAACAAAATTGCTCTTTGTTTTATCAATGGAGAATTCACATTGAAACGGATAAAACTAAAGGACGGGAAATGCTTCCTGGTCCCCTCTAACCAGGATTTTCCCCTTATCGAGGTTAATTACGAACAAGGTGTAATCATCTGGGGAATTGTAAAATATTCAATACGCAAACATTGA